One stretch of Streptomyces sp. 135 DNA includes these proteins:
- a CDS encoding MupA/Atu3671 family FMN-dependent luciferase-like monooxygenase — MSEIRSARMSFSQERFWFLAQMAPDEASPLVHVAVRLRGALDEAALTSAVAAVVARHEALRTRFAEVSGTAFQVVEDSVDVVLERLEGTEEELPSLLRAAVARPFDLSRAPLLRAVLVRLGAEDHVLLLAVHHIVADGASMELVAEEVSTHYGGGEPAEEPALHYADYSTWQREQLTAQALEEGLGFWREHLAGAPELLELPADRTRPAMQSYAGATHRFELGEELASALVRFGAERGATPFMTMLAVFLAFVHRGTGRGDLVVGTPVTDRPDPALERVVGSFTNTLPIRSQVDGALSFGELVDRVRADALACYPYADVPFEKLVDELQPSRQLSHSPIVQLMFAWYESEGRTLRLPGLDAEQVPLDIGTVPLDLILTVERHASGATGVLEYNTDLFDAGTIERYAEQLTTLLTGALAEPGTPIARLPLATGADAEAVRRLNDTAREYPRAELVHERIAEQARRTPEATAVVHGDVRLSYAELDSRSDRLARSLIARGAGPEQLVAVAMRRTEELPVALLAVLKSGAAYVPVDPDYPERRRQQMLGDSGASIVLTGAEPLDGDGSGGETVAGDGTTGSGVLPENPAYVIYTSGSTGTPKGVTVPHRALTNFLYAMDEHITAAEGSVWLATTSISFDIAGLELLWTLARGVTVVLQGEEREAPRPSVDFSLFYFASAEGEQGPEPYRLLLEGAKFADGHGFAGVWTPERHFNPFGGLYPNPSVTGAAVAAVTRRIAVRAGSVVLPLQDPLRVAEEWAVVDGISGGRAEVSFASGWLADDFVLAPDRHADRKRVLMEGMDTVRALWRGEKVERVNGAGATIEVGSYPRPARGELPAWLTSSGDVATFEAAGRAGVNLLTHLLGQSLEELAEKVARYRKAWDEAGHPGRGRVALMVHTAVGSDAQAVRELAKKPFVDYLRSSLGLVKRLLSSADAADIEALAREELDVLLERYYDRFADEAGLIGSPQSCGPMVERIAASGVDEIACLIDFGIDPEQVLSSLPQLDALRAQWATAAGGGQPQEDQSVLAQLARHGATHLQCTPSLALALAETDGGLAALGKLEQLVIGGEAFPAALAGRLSEVLLGRVLNMYGPTETTIWSSTHPVTGEGPPPIGRPVANTRFHLVDPEGEPVPVGTPGELLIGGDSVVRGYWRRPDLTAERFVPDPFGPPGARLYRTGDLAVLRPDGVLEYRGRLDDQVKLRGRRIELGEIEAHIEAFPGVDRAVVGVVGEGDRAALAAWIRPRGAVLDAVEGDDPELIPLPSGGVVATGDHRAAAEIHKEIFEDGDYLGAGFLRLWDGMTVLDAGANVGGTTLWVHRSCRPARIVSVEPIPPTFDRLSRTVRANGIDAVLVNAGLADSPGTAEFTYYPALTGLSGRYADPEADRRRAAVLMPAADAADVEDFLADQYRNEQFTCRLTTLHELMAEHGLADVGLLKVDVERAELDVLAGLDDADWRRVRQVAVEIEGDDRRDQVLAVLERHGFETASRTILDELEVGIVYGRRPGLPDAELPAATPVGDPPDLDRLREHLARGLPGYMVPDRLSTLAAFPLTPNGKVDRRALAAAPARRESAAPEPAAARVLPRSELEQRLAAVWCSVLGVDRIGIHENFFDAGGNSLLLIRVHARLAELGAGITPPRLVELFAYPTIAALAAHMGDTGPAEEAIGPGPADDADQDQRRKARGRFHRRRKAGTDG, encoded by the coding sequence ATGTCGGAAATACGCAGTGCCCGCATGTCCTTCTCCCAGGAACGCTTCTGGTTCCTGGCCCAGATGGCGCCCGACGAGGCGTCCCCCCTGGTGCACGTGGCGGTACGGCTGCGCGGCGCGCTGGACGAGGCCGCGCTGACGTCGGCCGTCGCGGCCGTCGTGGCCCGCCACGAGGCGCTTCGCACCCGCTTCGCCGAGGTGTCAGGGACCGCCTTCCAGGTGGTGGAGGACTCCGTCGACGTGGTGCTCGAGCGGCTGGAAGGCACCGAGGAGGAGCTGCCTTCCCTGCTGCGCGCCGCGGTCGCACGGCCGTTCGACCTGAGCCGTGCGCCGCTGCTGCGAGCGGTGCTCGTCCGGCTCGGCGCCGAGGATCACGTCCTGCTCCTGGCGGTGCATCACATCGTCGCCGACGGAGCGTCGATGGAGCTCGTCGCCGAGGAGGTGAGCACTCACTACGGCGGTGGCGAGCCCGCCGAGGAGCCCGCCCTGCACTACGCGGACTACTCGACGTGGCAGCGCGAGCAGCTGACCGCGCAGGCGCTGGAGGAGGGGCTCGGTTTCTGGCGCGAGCACCTCGCGGGCGCCCCCGAGCTGCTTGAGCTCCCCGCCGACCGCACCCGCCCCGCCATGCAGAGCTACGCGGGGGCCACGCACCGGTTCGAGCTGGGCGAGGAGCTGGCCTCGGCGCTCGTCCGGTTCGGCGCGGAGCGCGGGGCCACCCCCTTCATGACGATGCTCGCCGTGTTCCTGGCGTTCGTGCACCGCGGCACCGGGCGCGGCGACCTGGTCGTGGGCACCCCGGTGACGGACCGGCCCGACCCCGCCCTGGAGCGGGTGGTGGGCTCCTTCACGAACACGCTGCCGATCCGCAGTCAGGTGGACGGCGCCCTGTCGTTCGGTGAGCTCGTCGACCGGGTGCGGGCCGATGCCCTCGCCTGTTATCCGTACGCCGACGTGCCCTTCGAGAAGCTGGTCGACGAGCTCCAGCCGTCCCGCCAGCTCAGCCACTCCCCCATCGTCCAGCTGATGTTCGCGTGGTACGAGAGCGAGGGCCGCACCCTGCGGCTGCCGGGTCTGGACGCCGAGCAGGTGCCGCTCGACATCGGCACGGTGCCCCTCGATCTGATCCTGACCGTGGAGCGGCACGCCTCCGGTGCCACCGGGGTCCTGGAGTACAACACCGATCTGTTCGACGCGGGCACGATCGAGCGCTACGCCGAGCAGTTGACGACCCTGCTGACCGGCGCCCTCGCCGAGCCCGGGACGCCGATCGCGCGGTTGCCGCTGGCGACCGGGGCCGACGCCGAGGCCGTGCGCCGGCTCAACGACACCGCGCGGGAGTACCCTCGCGCCGAGCTCGTGCACGAGCGGATCGCCGAGCAGGCCCGGCGCACCCCGGAGGCGACCGCCGTGGTCCACGGCGACGTCCGGCTCTCCTACGCCGAACTGGACTCCCGCTCCGACCGGCTGGCCCGCTCGCTGATCGCCAGGGGCGCCGGTCCCGAGCAGCTGGTCGCCGTGGCGATGCGCCGTACCGAGGAGCTGCCGGTCGCGCTGCTCGCCGTACTCAAGTCGGGGGCCGCCTATGTGCCGGTGGACCCGGACTACCCCGAGCGGCGCAGGCAGCAGATGCTCGGTGACTCCGGGGCCTCGATCGTCCTGACCGGGGCGGAGCCGCTCGACGGGGACGGCTCCGGTGGCGAAACCGTCGCCGGGGACGGCACCACCGGCTCCGGGGTGCTGCCGGAGAACCCCGCGTACGTCATCTACACCTCCGGTTCCACCGGCACCCCCAAGGGCGTCACGGTGCCGCACCGGGCCCTGACCAACTTCCTGTACGCGATGGACGAGCACATCACCGCGGCCGAGGGCTCGGTGTGGCTGGCGACCACCAGCATCTCGTTCGACATCGCCGGCCTCGAACTGCTCTGGACGCTGGCCCGCGGCGTCACCGTCGTCCTCCAGGGCGAGGAGCGGGAGGCGCCCCGCCCCTCGGTGGACTTCAGCCTGTTCTACTTCGCCAGCGCGGAGGGCGAGCAGGGCCCCGAGCCGTACCGGCTGCTCCTGGAGGGCGCCAAGTTCGCGGACGGGCACGGCTTCGCGGGGGTGTGGACGCCCGAGCGGCACTTCAACCCCTTCGGCGGGCTCTACCCGAACCCGTCCGTGACCGGCGCCGCCGTCGCCGCGGTGACCCGGCGGATCGCCGTCCGCGCGGGCAGTGTGGTGCTGCCGCTCCAGGACCCGCTGCGGGTCGCCGAGGAATGGGCGGTGGTGGACGGGATCTCGGGCGGCCGGGCCGAGGTGTCCTTCGCCTCCGGCTGGCTGGCCGACGACTTCGTGCTCGCCCCCGACCGGCACGCCGACCGCAAGCGGGTCCTCATGGAGGGCATGGACACCGTGCGCGCGCTGTGGCGCGGCGAGAAGGTCGAGCGGGTCAACGGAGCGGGCGCCACCATCGAGGTGGGGTCGTATCCGCGCCCGGCCCGCGGCGAACTGCCCGCCTGGCTCACCTCCTCCGGTGATGTGGCCACCTTCGAGGCGGCGGGCCGCGCGGGCGTCAACCTCCTGACCCACCTGCTCGGCCAGAGCCTCGAGGAGCTGGCCGAGAAGGTGGCCCGCTACCGCAAGGCCTGGGACGAGGCGGGACACCCCGGCCGGGGCCGGGTGGCGCTGATGGTGCACACGGCGGTGGGCAGCGACGCCCAGGCGGTGCGGGAGCTGGCGAAGAAGCCGTTCGTCGACTATCTGCGCAGCTCGCTGGGGCTGGTGAAGCGGCTCCTGAGCAGTGCGGACGCGGCGGACATCGAGGCGCTGGCGCGGGAGGAGCTCGATGTGCTCCTGGAGCGCTACTACGACCGGTTCGCCGACGAGGCGGGGCTCATCGGCTCGCCGCAGTCGTGCGGGCCGATGGTGGAGCGCATCGCGGCCTCCGGGGTCGACGAGATCGCCTGTCTCATCGACTTCGGCATCGACCCGGAGCAGGTCCTGTCCTCACTGCCCCAACTCGACGCCCTGCGCGCCCAGTGGGCGACGGCGGCCGGCGGCGGGCAACCGCAGGAGGACCAGTCGGTCCTCGCCCAGCTGGCCCGGCACGGCGCGACGCACCTGCAGTGCACGCCGTCGCTGGCGCTCGCGCTGGCCGAGACGGACGGCGGCCTCGCCGCGCTGGGGAAGCTGGAGCAGCTGGTGATCGGCGGTGAGGCCTTCCCGGCCGCGCTCGCCGGCCGTCTCTCCGAAGTGCTCCTCGGCCGGGTGCTCAACATGTACGGCCCCACCGAGACCACCATCTGGTCCAGCACGCACCCGGTGACGGGGGAGGGCCCGCCGCCGATCGGGCGCCCGGTGGCCAACACCCGCTTCCACCTGGTCGACCCGGAGGGCGAGCCGGTGCCGGTGGGCACCCCGGGCGAACTGCTCATCGGCGGGGACAGCGTGGTGCGCGGCTACTGGCGGCGCCCGGACCTGACCGCGGAGCGCTTCGTCCCCGATCCGTTCGGGCCGCCCGGCGCCCGGCTGTACCGCACGGGCGACCTCGCGGTGCTGCGCCCCGACGGGGTCCTCGAGTACCGGGGCCGCCTGGACGACCAGGTCAAGCTGCGCGGGCGGCGCATCGAACTCGGGGAGATCGAGGCGCACATCGAGGCGTTCCCGGGAGTGGACCGGGCGGTCGTCGGTGTGGTGGGCGAGGGGGACCGCGCGGCGCTCGCCGCGTGGATACGTCCTCGCGGCGCCGTGCTCGACGCCGTGGAGGGCGACGATCCGGAGCTGATCCCGCTGCCGTCCGGCGGAGTGGTCGCCACGGGGGACCACCGGGCCGCGGCCGAGATCCACAAGGAGATCTTCGAGGACGGCGACTACCTGGGCGCCGGCTTCCTGCGGCTGTGGGACGGCATGACCGTGCTCGACGCGGGGGCCAACGTCGGCGGCACCACGCTGTGGGTGCACCGCAGTTGCCGGCCCGCGCGGATCGTCTCCGTGGAGCCGATCCCGCCGACCTTCGACCGGCTGAGCCGTACCGTACGGGCCAACGGCATCGACGCGGTGCTGGTCAACGCGGGCCTCGCGGACTCCCCCGGCACGGCGGAGTTCACGTACTACCCGGCGCTGACCGGCCTCTCCGGGCGCTACGCCGACCCGGAGGCCGACCGCAGGCGAGCGGCGGTGCTGATGCCCGCGGCCGACGCCGCGGACGTCGAGGACTTCCTCGCGGACCAGTACCGCAACGAACAGTTCACCTGCCGGCTCACCACGCTGCACGAGCTGATGGCCGAGCACGGGCTGGCGGACGTAGGGCTGTTGAAGGTCGACGTGGAGCGGGCCGAGCTGGACGTGCTCGCGGGTCTCGACGACGCCGACTGGCGGCGCGTACGGCAGGTCGCCGTAGAGATCGAGGGCGACGACCGGCGGGACCAGGTCCTGGCCGTGCTTGAGCGGCACGGGTTCGAGACCGCGAGCCGCACCATCCTCGACGAGCTGGAAGTGGGCATCGTCTACGGCCGCAGGCCCGGTCTGCCGGACGCCGAGTTGCCGGCCGCCACCCCGGTCGGCGATCCGCCGGACCTGGACCGGCTCCGCGAGCACCTGGCGCGCGGCCTGCCCGGCTACATGGTCCCGGACCGCCTCTCCACGCTGGCCGCCTTCCCGCTGACTCCCAACGGCAAGGTGGACCGCAGGGCGCTGGCCGCCGCCCCGGCGCGGCGGGAGAGCGCGGCGCCCGAGCCCGCCGCCGCCCGGGTGCTTCCGCGCAGCGAGCTGGAACAGCGGCTGGCCGCGGTGTGGTGCTCGGTGCTCGGAGTGGACCGGATCGGGATCCACGAGAACTTCTTCGACGCGGGAGGCAACTCCCTGCTGCTCATCCGGGTGCACGCGCGCCTCGCCGAGCTGGGCGCCGGGATCACCCCGCCCCGCCTGGTGGAGCTGTTCGCGTACCCGACCATCGCCGCGCTCGCCGCGCACATGGGGGACACCGGGCCGGCCGAAGAGGCGATCGGCCCGGGCCCGGCGGACGACGCGGACCAGGACCAACGACGCAAGGCCCGAGGCCGGTTCCACCGGCGCAGAAAGGCGGGGACGGATGGCTGA
- a CDS encoding type I polyketide synthase yields MTDTEDLIAIVGMAGRFPGSDSVPAFWRNAVAGTEALVEYSRDELIAAGEDPALVDDPDYVRSGMPLADYDRFDAKAFGYTAREARLMDPQVRIFLECAWQALEDAGCDPDRYAERAAVFAAAGMTRYLWLNAVPALGGSINMLEGRILNDKDFLATAAGYRLGLRGPAVSVQTACSASLVAVHMAVQSLLSHESDIALAGGSTIELPHRVGHLYKEGSISSRDGHCRPFDHRAEGTVGGSGAGAVLLQRYDDAVAEGRRVYAVIRGSAINNDGAAKVGFTAPSVEGQAAVVRDAMSLGDVAPHTIGYVETHGTGTRIGDPIEIEALRSAYGTGDEKAWAGRRVALGSAKAGIGHLDAAAGVAGLMRAALAVRDGIIPPSPYFEKPNPLLELEDSPFYIPVKSAVWPSGDTPRRAAVSSFGVGGTNAHVVLEQAPAEAPGTPSPRGRELLVLSAVDEDALERWRLRVADALDLPDGPADLVADAAHTLATGRRLLPHRLAVVAADAKEARARLRDVDTRRIRVAGEPPSPVFLFPGQGAQRPGMAAGLHEVAPRFREELDACLELLRGEGVELRDLLLDPGADAEALDSTDKAQPALFAFSYALARQWQEWGVIPRAMAGHSIGEYVAACLAGVFELPDALRLVAARGRLMAALPHGSMLAVALPGEEAAAHARDAKLDLAAVNGPRQCVLSGPAEAVEELRAGLAAKGVQCRVLHTSHAFHSAMLDPMLAAFERELRAVRLREPSLPFISCLTGQPITAEQACDPAYWSAQARGTVRFGAGVDLLAARQDTLFVEVGAGKGMSELARRHLRALRHAPVASLPLTGGQAPDAQLLGALGQAWEAGAEIDWAAYYAGERRSHAELPGYPFARDRYWLDAPARAQAGGVAAADEAEATTAAREASAAPVPAGSGSRTEAIVLAAFAEAFGIDDVSPEDDFFGLGGTSLLAAELVHRLRKQLGTDFPVRYLFEAPQVSELAALIDGGGEGTTHAGPPEPDELDELMAQLEGLPEDELVRLLGTGGAEGAKA; encoded by the coding sequence ATGACGGACACCGAGGATCTCATCGCGATCGTGGGGATGGCCGGGCGCTTTCCCGGCAGCGACAGCGTCCCCGCGTTCTGGCGGAACGCGGTGGCGGGCACCGAGGCGCTCGTGGAGTACAGCCGCGACGAGCTGATCGCCGCGGGCGAGGACCCGGCGCTGGTGGACGACCCGGACTACGTCCGGTCGGGGATGCCGCTCGCGGATTACGACCGGTTCGACGCCAAGGCGTTCGGCTACACGGCGCGCGAGGCCCGGCTGATGGATCCGCAGGTGCGGATCTTCCTGGAGTGCGCCTGGCAGGCGCTGGAGGACGCCGGCTGCGACCCCGACCGCTACGCCGAGCGTGCCGCCGTGTTCGCCGCGGCCGGGATGACCCGCTATCTGTGGCTGAACGCGGTGCCCGCGCTGGGCGGTTCGATCAACATGCTCGAAGGGCGGATCCTCAACGACAAGGACTTCCTCGCCACCGCGGCCGGCTACCGCCTGGGCCTGCGCGGGCCCGCGGTGAGCGTGCAGACCGCCTGCTCCGCGTCGCTGGTCGCCGTCCACATGGCCGTCCAGAGCCTGCTCTCCCACGAGAGCGACATCGCGCTGGCGGGCGGCTCCACCATCGAACTGCCGCACCGCGTCGGCCATCTCTACAAGGAAGGCAGCATCTCCTCACGGGACGGCCATTGCCGTCCGTTCGACCACCGCGCGGAGGGGACCGTGGGCGGCAGCGGCGCGGGCGCCGTGCTCCTCCAGCGGTACGACGACGCCGTGGCCGAGGGCCGCAGGGTGTACGCCGTCATCCGCGGCTCGGCGATCAACAACGACGGCGCGGCCAAGGTCGGCTTCACGGCGCCCAGCGTCGAGGGGCAGGCGGCCGTGGTCCGCGACGCGATGTCGCTCGGCGACGTGGCCCCGCACACCATCGGGTACGTCGAGACGCACGGCACCGGCACCCGGATCGGCGACCCCATCGAGATCGAGGCGCTGCGCAGTGCCTATGGGACGGGTGACGAGAAGGCCTGGGCGGGCCGGCGTGTCGCGCTCGGCTCGGCGAAGGCCGGCATCGGGCACCTGGACGCCGCGGCCGGCGTGGCCGGGCTGATGCGCGCGGCGCTGGCCGTGCGGGACGGGATCATCCCGCCGAGCCCGTACTTCGAGAAGCCCAACCCGCTGCTGGAGCTGGAGGATTCGCCCTTCTACATACCCGTGAAGAGCGCGGTCTGGCCGTCCGGGGACACGCCCCGGCGCGCCGCGGTCAGCTCGTTCGGTGTCGGTGGGACCAACGCGCACGTGGTCCTTGAGCAGGCCCCCGCCGAGGCCCCGGGGACGCCGAGCCCGCGCGGGCGTGAGCTGCTGGTCCTCTCGGCCGTCGACGAGGACGCGCTGGAGCGTTGGCGGCTGCGTGTCGCCGACGCGCTCGACCTCCCGGACGGCCCCGCCGACCTGGTGGCGGACGCGGCCCACACGCTGGCCACCGGCCGGCGGCTGCTGCCGCACCGGCTCGCGGTGGTCGCCGCCGACGCGAAGGAGGCGAGGGCCCGGCTGCGGGACGTGGACACGCGACGGATCAGGGTGGCCGGCGAGCCGCCCTCCCCGGTGTTCCTCTTCCCCGGGCAGGGTGCGCAGCGTCCGGGCATGGCCGCCGGACTGCACGAGGTGGCGCCCCGGTTCCGCGAGGAGCTCGACGCCTGCCTGGAGCTGCTGCGGGGCGAGGGCGTGGAGCTGCGGGACCTGCTGCTCGACCCCGGCGCCGACGCCGAGGCGCTCGACAGCACCGACAAGGCCCAGCCCGCGCTGTTCGCGTTCTCGTACGCGCTGGCACGGCAGTGGCAGGAGTGGGGGGTCATCCCGCGGGCGATGGCCGGGCACAGCATCGGCGAGTACGTCGCCGCCTGCCTGGCCGGGGTGTTCGAGCTGCCGGACGCGCTGCGCCTGGTGGCCGCCCGCGGCCGCCTGATGGCCGCGCTGCCGCACGGGAGCATGCTCGCCGTGGCGCTGCCCGGGGAGGAGGCCGCCGCCCACGCGCGGGACGCGAAGCTGGACCTCGCGGCGGTGAACGGCCCGCGTCAGTGCGTGCTGTCCGGGCCCGCGGAGGCGGTCGAGGAGCTGCGCGCCGGCCTGGCCGCGAAGGGCGTGCAGTGCCGGGTGCTGCACACCTCGCACGCCTTCCACTCGGCGATGCTGGACCCCATGCTGGCCGCGTTCGAGCGGGAGCTGCGCGCCGTGCGGCTGCGGGAGCCGTCGCTGCCGTTCATCTCCTGCCTGACGGGGCAGCCGATCACCGCGGAGCAGGCCTGCGACCCGGCGTACTGGTCGGCGCAGGCGCGCGGCACGGTCCGCTTCGGCGCCGGGGTGGATCTGCTGGCGGCGCGGCAGGACACCCTCTTCGTGGAGGTCGGCGCGGGCAAGGGCATGTCGGAGCTGGCCCGCAGGCATCTGCGCGCGCTGCGGCACGCGCCCGTGGCGTCGCTTCCGCTGACCGGTGGCCAGGCGCCGGACGCCCAACTGCTGGGCGCGCTGGGCCAGGCGTGGGAGGCCGGGGCCGAGATCGACTGGGCCGCGTACTACGCCGGGGAGCGGCGCTCGCACGCGGAGCTGCCCGGTTACCCCTTCGCCCGGGACCGCTACTGGCTCGACGCGCCGGCCCGCGCGCAGGCGGGCGGCGTGGCCGCCGCCGACGAGGCGGAGGCCACCACGGCCGCGCGGGAGGCGTCCGCCGCCCCTGTCCCTGCCGGATCCGGCAGCCGTACCGAGGCGATCGTGCTGGCCGCTTTCGCCGAGGCCTTCGGCATCGACGACGTCAGCCCGGAGGACGACTTCTTCGGGCTCGGCGGCACCTCGCTGCTCGCGGCCGAGCTCGTGCACCGGCTGCGCAAGCAGCTGGGCACCGACTTCCCCGTGCGCTACCTCTTCGAGGCGCCGCAGGTGTCGGAGCTCGCCGCGCTGATCGACGGCGGCGGCGAGGGCACCACGCACGCCGGTCCCCCCGAGCCCGATGAGCTCGACGAACTGATGGCCCAGCTGGAAGGGCTTCCGGAGGACGAACTCGTCCGGCTGCTCGGCACCGGCGGAGCAGAAGGAGCGAAGGCATGA
- a CDS encoding MupA/Atu3671 family FMN-dependent luciferase-like monooxygenase yields the protein MTPTPPPHDDAKGALTPSLRDRLAALSPAQRAALTERLGARAAAARPPRRPLKFSLFYFANTAGDKGRPYRFLMETARQADRLGFAAVWTPERHFHDFGGIYPNPSVLGSALAAVTERVQIRAGSLVLPLHHPVRVVEDWSVIDNLSGGRVGISFATGWHGTDFVIAPEKYEDRRQYTWDTIPVVRKLWRGEEVTLPGPKGTEITPTLYPRPVTPELPIWITASGNPDTYVQAGRLGANILTGLIGTETEQLAANIALYRKERAAGGHDPATGIVSVMLHTYLEEDATAARERCREPLREYLRGYLGQQSDMVEGSGTDAGGADIEAQLDFAYERYAHQTALIGSPRTVRGLLDRLAEAGVDEAACLVDFGVTLEQAQRSIDLLAGVQESYRAEPAGSSASGSASLVAPAVTSPVTTAPLGIDQERMFRVQKALPPGPANYVTTGLRIRGPLRPELLEKALRTVVGRHEVLRTAFGESATGEPFQRIGAPDEFPVALERFDVTDVAPAERVRAARAIRTELARRPFPAGLPPMRLALITLGAEEFQLAAVKNHMITDWVSFTVFLKELFTVYGALLHGRGADLPPSVPYRVFAEQERARLRDGLLDDQLAYWERELAGAPDPATFPLKESLGGERPAVPSFAGHRAWMLFPDRTTAQLNALSRAERVTPFMTAYTALAASLGRTTGESDLVLGSPTANRDRSPDNLLGLLLRPMLLRTRLRPEQTFRSALADVRRTVSGALSHAEAPYQSLVDRLAPERDISWTPLFRLRYLFLPWNDPFEMSGLQLNPIDTDPQTSLYDSTLTLWDSRLGAFGRFEYALDLFDHDTVVQAIETFATMLSAAVADPETRIGDLPDASAHRYHVDVDELEAHLGSEGPPQDRR from the coding sequence ATGACCCCGACCCCGCCCCCGCACGACGACGCGAAGGGCGCGCTCACCCCGTCGCTGCGGGACCGGCTGGCCGCCCTCTCCCCCGCGCAGCGTGCCGCGCTCACCGAACGGCTCGGTGCGCGCGCCGCTGCCGCCAGGCCACCCCGGCGGCCGCTGAAGTTCAGCCTCTTCTACTTCGCCAACACGGCCGGGGACAAGGGGCGGCCGTACCGCTTCCTGATGGAGACGGCCCGCCAGGCCGACCGCCTCGGGTTCGCCGCGGTGTGGACGCCCGAGCGGCACTTCCACGACTTCGGCGGCATCTACCCGAACCCGTCCGTTCTCGGCTCCGCGCTGGCGGCCGTCACCGAACGGGTCCAGATCCGCGCGGGCAGCCTGGTGCTGCCGCTGCACCACCCGGTGCGGGTGGTGGAGGACTGGTCCGTCATCGACAACCTCTCCGGCGGCCGGGTCGGCATCTCCTTCGCCACCGGCTGGCACGGCACCGACTTCGTCATCGCCCCGGAGAAGTACGAGGACCGCCGCCAGTACACCTGGGACACCATCCCCGTGGTGCGGAAGCTGTGGCGGGGCGAGGAGGTCACCCTCCCCGGCCCCAAGGGCACGGAGATCACCCCGACGCTCTATCCCCGGCCGGTGACCCCCGAACTGCCCATCTGGATCACCGCTTCCGGCAACCCGGACACCTATGTGCAGGCCGGCCGGCTGGGCGCGAACATCCTGACCGGGCTGATCGGCACGGAGACGGAGCAGCTCGCCGCCAACATCGCGCTGTACCGCAAGGAGCGCGCCGCAGGCGGCCACGATCCCGCCACCGGCATCGTCAGCGTGATGCTCCACACCTACCTGGAGGAGGACGCGACCGCCGCGCGCGAACGCTGTCGCGAGCCGCTGCGCGAGTACCTGCGCGGCTACCTCGGGCAGCAGAGCGACATGGTCGAGGGCTCCGGTACGGACGCCGGGGGCGCCGACATCGAGGCGCAGCTCGACTTCGCCTACGAGCGTTACGCCCACCAGACGGCGCTGATCGGCTCGCCGCGCACGGTGCGCGGCCTGCTGGACCGGCTCGCGGAGGCGGGCGTCGACGAGGCGGCCTGCCTGGTGGACTTCGGCGTCACGCTGGAGCAGGCGCAGCGGAGCATCGACCTGCTGGCGGGTGTGCAGGAGTCGTACCGGGCCGAGCCCGCCGGCTCCAGCGCTTCGGGCAGCGCTTCCCTCGTGGCGCCCGCCGTCACCTCGCCCGTCACCACCGCCCCGCTCGGGATCGACCAGGAGCGGATGTTCCGGGTGCAGAAGGCGCTGCCGCCGGGCCCCGCCAACTACGTCACCACCGGACTGCGGATCCGCGGCCCGCTCCGGCCCGAGCTGCTGGAGAAGGCGCTGCGGACGGTGGTGGGCAGGCACGAGGTGCTGCGCACCGCCTTCGGCGAGTCGGCGACGGGCGAGCCCTTCCAGCGGATCGGTGCGCCCGACGAGTTCCCCGTGGCCCTTGAGCGCTTCGACGTCACGGATGTCGCCCCGGCCGAGCGGGTCCGCGCGGCGCGCGCCATCCGTACGGAGCTGGCCCGGCGGCCCTTTCCCGCCGGCCTGCCGCCGATGCGGCTCGCGCTGATCACGCTGGGCGCCGAGGAGTTCCAGCTCGCGGCCGTCAAGAACCACATGATCACCGACTGGGTGTCCTTCACCGTCTTCCTGAAGGAACTCTTCACCGTCTACGGGGCGTTGCTGCATGGCCGCGGCGCCGACCTGCCGCCGTCCGTGCCCTACCGGGTCTTCGCGGAACAGGAGCGCGCCCGGCTGCGCGACGGACTGCTGGACGACCAGCTGGCGTACTGGGAGCGGGAGTTGGCGGGCGCACCGGACCCGGCGACCTTCCCGCTGAAGGAGTCGCTGGGCGGCGAGCGCCCTGCCGTGCCGTCCTTCGCCGGGCACCGGGCCTGGATGCTGTTCCCGGACCGGACCACCGCGCAGCTGAACGCGCTGAGCAGGGCCGAGCGCGTCACGCCGTTCATGACGGCCTACACCGCGCTGGCCGCCTCGCTGGGCCGGACCACCGGCGAGAGCGACCTGGTGCTCGGCTCCCCGACCGCCAACCGTGACCGCTCGCCGGACAATCTGCTGGGCCTGCTGCTGCGGCCGATGCTGCTGCGCACCCGGCTGCGCCCCGAGCAGACCTTCCGCAGCGCCCTCGCCGACGTGCGCCGGACGGTGTCGGGCGCGCTCTCCCACGCGGAGGCGCCCTACCAGTCGCTGGTGGACCGGCTGGCCCCGGAGCGCGACATCTCCTGGACGCCGCTGTTCCGGCTCCGCTACCTCTTCCTGCCCTGGAACGACCCGTTCGAGATGTCGGGGCTCCAGCTGAACCCCATCGACACCGACCCGCAGACCTCCCTCTACGACAGCACGCTGACGCTCTGGGACAGCAGGCTCGGCGCCTTCGGCCGGTTCGAGTACGCGCTGGACCTGTTCGACCACGACACGGTCGTCCAGGCCATCGAGACCTTCGCCACGATGCTCTCGGCGGCCGTCGCCGACCCGGAGACGCGCATCGGGGATCTGCCCGACGCTTCCGCCCACCGCTACCACGTAGACGTCGACGAGCTGGAGGCCCATCTCGGCTCCGAGGGCCCCCCGCAGGACCGGCGATGA